A region from the Halosolutus gelatinilyticus genome encodes:
- a CDS encoding mandelate racemase/muconate lactonizing enzyme family protein, whose product MKDFSNQIANREPSRDVEITDINTCVVEGNFEWNLITVETDAGVTGIGESYRGGGVPELVEYTKRFLIGENPLDVQRLFRRIVQEMSGHGGTTGKVVTAASGIEIALWDAAGKLLDLPVYQLLGGKFRDEVRIYCDCHAGEAYAVDDGYTEYADAEAYSPEAYAAEARRVVDMGFTALKFDLDLEADNDPDPFNGRLTNGAIEHKREIVAAVREEIGSEIDLAFDCHWDYSVESAKRLACELEEFDLMWLEDLIPPENMNAQKEVTKATRTPIATGENRFRVHELSDLLYDHGVDIVTPDPTTVGGLGETMRIADRAEENYIPISPHNVCSPIGTMACVHLGAAIPNFDVLEYHALEVDWWDDLVERDEPLIRDGYVEVPEAPGIGVELDERVVEAHRLEGTAGF is encoded by the coding sequence ATGAAAGACTTCTCCAACCAGATAGCGAATCGAGAGCCGAGCCGCGACGTCGAAATCACGGACATCAACACCTGCGTCGTCGAGGGCAACTTCGAGTGGAACCTGATCACAGTCGAGACCGACGCCGGCGTCACCGGCATCGGCGAATCCTACCGCGGCGGCGGCGTGCCGGAACTCGTCGAGTACACCAAACGCTTCCTGATCGGCGAGAACCCGCTCGACGTCCAGCGGCTCTTCCGGCGGATCGTCCAGGAGATGTCCGGCCACGGCGGCACGACCGGGAAGGTCGTCACCGCCGCGTCCGGAATCGAGATCGCGCTGTGGGACGCGGCCGGCAAGCTCCTCGACCTGCCGGTCTACCAGCTCCTCGGCGGGAAGTTCCGCGACGAGGTCCGGATCTACTGCGACTGCCACGCCGGGGAAGCCTACGCCGTCGACGACGGCTACACCGAGTACGCCGACGCCGAGGCCTACTCCCCGGAGGCGTACGCGGCGGAGGCCCGCCGCGTCGTCGACATGGGCTTTACCGCGCTCAAGTTCGACCTCGATCTCGAGGCGGACAACGATCCGGACCCGTTCAACGGTCGCCTCACGAACGGCGCGATCGAGCACAAACGCGAGATCGTCGCGGCCGTCCGCGAGGAGATCGGCTCCGAGATCGACCTCGCGTTCGACTGCCACTGGGACTACTCCGTCGAGAGCGCGAAACGGCTCGCCTGCGAACTCGAGGAGTTCGACCTGATGTGGCTCGAAGACCTGATCCCGCCGGAGAATATGAACGCACAGAAGGAGGTGACGAAGGCGACGCGGACGCCGATCGCGACCGGCGAGAACCGCTTTCGGGTCCACGAGCTCTCCGACCTGCTCTACGATCACGGCGTCGACATCGTGACGCCGGATCCGACCACCGTCGGCGGGCTCGGCGAGACGATGCGGATCGCCGACCGCGCCGAGGAGAACTACATCCCGATCTCGCCGCACAACGTCTGCAGCCCGATCGGGACGATGGCGTGCGTCCACCTCGGCGCCGCCATCCCGAACTTCGACGTCCTCGAGTACCACGCCCTCGAGGTCGACTGGTGGGACGACCTGGTCGAGCGGGACGAGCCGCTCATCCGGGACGGCTACGTCGAGGTGCCGGAAGCGCCCGGAATCGGCGTCGAACTGGACGAGCGCGTCGTCGAAGCACACCGTCTCGAGGGGACGGCGGGATTCTGA